The Shewanella mangrovisoli genome has a window encoding:
- a CDS encoding AI-2E family transporter: MENNELIAVENRIVTKFMDMFIKFGMLLALASFCYTIFSPFLNIMLWAVILAVVIYPFHQRIAKRLSDKQGRAATLLIVIGLMILVLPTIMMVSSMTDNMGSLVERVNQNTLEVPTPKESIANIPFVGAKIYDFWLKASTDLPSLVKSLQPHLGDAAKQVIHALASISASLLMSMFSFIIAGIMMAYGHAGAQSSARIATRIAGPERGAKLVNICSSTIRAVALGVIGVAFIQALLIGIVMTFAGIPLVGIFFILVLILGIAQIPALLVTLPAIAYIWMAGDNGTVGSIIYTVLLVLAGAVDNVLKPIFLGRGVDAPMPVVLIGALGGMATSGILGMFIGATLLSIGYRIFMMWVDEGLEEGLREQDDN, from the coding sequence ATGGAAAACAACGAACTAATCGCGGTTGAAAATCGAATCGTCACTAAATTTATGGACATGTTTATCAAGTTTGGCATGCTCCTCGCGCTAGCGTCCTTCTGCTACACCATCTTCTCCCCGTTTTTAAATATCATGCTCTGGGCAGTGATTTTAGCCGTGGTCATTTATCCCTTTCACCAGCGTATCGCTAAACGGCTGAGTGATAAGCAAGGTCGAGCCGCTACTTTGTTGATTGTAATAGGGTTAATGATATTAGTTTTACCGACCATTATGATGGTTAGCTCCATGACCGATAATATGGGTAGCTTGGTTGAGCGCGTGAATCAAAATACCCTTGAGGTCCCTACTCCAAAGGAAAGCATTGCCAATATTCCCTTTGTTGGCGCTAAGATTTATGACTTTTGGCTGAAAGCATCGACTGATTTACCATCGTTAGTCAAAAGCTTACAACCGCACTTAGGGGATGCCGCCAAGCAAGTCATTCATGCGTTAGCCAGCATCAGTGCCAGTCTGTTGATGAGTATGTTTTCCTTTATCATCGCAGGCATCATGATGGCCTATGGCCACGCTGGTGCACAAAGTTCGGCTCGGATTGCCACTCGGATTGCTGGTCCTGAGCGCGGCGCAAAACTGGTCAATATCTGCTCTTCAACCATTCGTGCCGTCGCTTTAGGCGTTATTGGTGTGGCCTTCATTCAAGCCTTGTTAATCGGCATTGTGATGACCTTCGCGGGTATCCCCTTGGTGGGTATCTTCTTTATCTTGGTCTTGATATTAGGGATTGCCCAAATCCCCGCGCTATTAGTGACGCTACCAGCGATTGCTTATATCTGGATGGCGGGCGATAACGGCACAGTCGGCAGTATCATCTATACCGTGTTGCTGGTCCTTGCGGGTGCGGTGGACAACGTACTCAAGCCTATTTTCCTCGGCCGTGGAGTCGATGCTCCCATGCCAGTGGTACTCATCGGCGCCTTAGGCGGCATGGCCACCAGCGGTATTTTAGGGATGTTTATTGGCGCCACGCTACTGTCAATCGGCTACCGCATATTTATGATGTGGGTGGATGAAGGTCTCGAAGAGGGATTGAGAGAGCAAGATGACAATTGA